One genomic window of Deltaproteobacteria bacterium includes the following:
- a CDS encoding response regulator: MNILIVDDDKAHRSLIRRALQRADIQNPLLEASNIEEARCNLLLNNPTSPTAEILLLDLNLQGVRSTALIAELRSSTFYAHTPIIVISTSQLERDIRECYDCGANTYLVKSENPNTFSLHVSQAVTFWLHQSLALPKKSA; the protein is encoded by the coding sequence ATGAACATTTTGATAGTCGATGACGACAAGGCTCACAGAAGCTTAATAAGAAGGGCTCTGCAACGCGCCGATATACAGAATCCCCTTCTCGAAGCAAGCAACATCGAGGAGGCTAGGTGCAACCTCCTACTCAATAATCCAACTTCTCCGACAGCCGAAATATTACTACTAGACCTGAATCTGCAAGGCGTTCGCAGTACCGCCCTAATAGCTGAACTCAGAAGTTCCACCTTCTACGCGCACACACCAATAATAGTCATATCGACTTCGCAACTGGAAAGGGACATACGCGAATGCTACGACTGCGGGGCAAATACTTACTTAGTAAAATCCGAAAACCCAAACACCTTCAGCCTCCACGTCTCACAAGCAGTAACCTTCTGGCTACATCAAAGCCTCGCGCTGCCGAAAAAGAGCGCATAA